Proteins encoded in a region of the Globicephala melas chromosome 1, mGloMel1.2, whole genome shotgun sequence genome:
- the TYW3 gene encoding tRNA wybutosine-synthesizing protein 3 homolog isoform X2, with amino-acid sequence MDRSAEFRRWKAQCLSKADLSRKGSVDEDVVELVQLLNGREQFFTTSSCAGRIILLDRGINGSEVQKQNCCWLLVTHKPCVKDDVIVVLKKANGDAILKFEPLVLHVQCRQLQDAQILAVRSTHGLEVPLTHKGKLMVTEEYINFLIKIANQKMEENKKRIERFYNCLQHALEKETISVTSYPKEKIKEKNNSSYTHKKKRNPEKACGKYITEENNKELENDDHDDPGISVTVFPEDY; translated from the exons ATGGATCGTAGCGCAGAGTTCAGAAGATGGAAGGCGCAGTGTCTGAGCAAAGCGGACCTCAGCCGGAAAGGCAGTGTGGACGAGGATGTGGTAGAGCTTGTGCAGCTCCTAAATGGGCGAGAACAGTTTTTCACCACCAGTTCCTGCGCTGGCCGCATCATCCTCCTAGACCGG GGTATAAATGGTTCTGAGGTTCAGAAACAAAACTGTTGCTGGCTACTAGTCACACACAAACCCTGTGTGAAAGATGATGTG ATTGTAGTCCTAAAGAAAGCGAATGGCGATGCCATTTTGAAATTTGAACCACTTGTTCTTCATGTGCAGTGTCGACAGTTGCAGGATGCACAGATTCTG GCTGTCCGGAGCACACATGGCTTAGAAGTTCCATTAACCCATAAAGGAAAACTGATGGTGACAGAGGAATATATCAACTTCCTGATAAAGATAGCAAATcaaaaaatggaggaaaacaaGAAGAGAATTGAAAG GTTTTACAACTGCCTACAACATGCTTTGGAAAAAGAAACTATTTCTGTGACCTCATAtcccaaagagaaaatcaaagagaaaaataactcatCATAtactcacaagaaaaaaagaaacccagaaaaAGCATGTGGCAAATATAttactgaagaaaataataaagaacttgAAAATGATGATCATGATGATCCAGGAATCAGTGTTACTGTCTTCCCTGAAGATTACTGA
- the TYW3 gene encoding tRNA wybutosine-synthesizing protein 3 homolog isoform X1: protein MDRSAEFRRWKAQCLSKADLSRKGSVDEDVVELVQLLNGREQFFTTSSCAGRIILLDRGINGSEVQKQNCCWLLVTHKPCVKDDVIVVLKKANGDAILKFEPLVLHVQCRQLQDAQILHSVAIDSGFRNSGITVGKRGKTMLAVRSTHGLEVPLTHKGKLMVTEEYINFLIKIANQKMEENKKRIERFYNCLQHALEKETISVTSYPKEKIKEKNNSSYTHKKKRNPEKACGKYITEENNKELENDDHDDPGISVTVFPEDY from the exons ATGGATCGTAGCGCAGAGTTCAGAAGATGGAAGGCGCAGTGTCTGAGCAAAGCGGACCTCAGCCGGAAAGGCAGTGTGGACGAGGATGTGGTAGAGCTTGTGCAGCTCCTAAATGGGCGAGAACAGTTTTTCACCACCAGTTCCTGCGCTGGCCGCATCATCCTCCTAGACCGG GGTATAAATGGTTCTGAGGTTCAGAAACAAAACTGTTGCTGGCTACTAGTCACACACAAACCCTGTGTGAAAGATGATGTG ATTGTAGTCCTAAAGAAAGCGAATGGCGATGCCATTTTGAAATTTGAACCACTTGTTCTTCATGTGCAGTGTCGACAGTTGCAGGATGCACAGATTCTG catTCAGTGGCAATAGATTCTGGTTTCAGGAACTCCGGCATAACAgtgggaaagagaggaaagactATGTTG GCTGTCCGGAGCACACATGGCTTAGAAGTTCCATTAACCCATAAAGGAAAACTGATGGTGACAGAGGAATATATCAACTTCCTGATAAAGATAGCAAATcaaaaaatggaggaaaacaaGAAGAGAATTGAAAG GTTTTACAACTGCCTACAACATGCTTTGGAAAAAGAAACTATTTCTGTGACCTCATAtcccaaagagaaaatcaaagagaaaaataactcatCATAtactcacaagaaaaaaagaaacccagaaaaAGCATGTGGCAAATATAttactgaagaaaataataaagaacttgAAAATGATGATCATGATGATCCAGGAATCAGTGTTACTGTCTTCCCTGAAGATTACTGA